A genome region from Geobacter pickeringii includes the following:
- a CDS encoding CoB--CoM heterodisulfide reductase iron-sulfur subunit B family protein encodes MTPAKNLLTYSYYPGCSLHASAKEYDESTRGLFKALGIGLKEVPDWLCCGATPAHNVDELLSLSLCAKNLSLADGVEGDLAVACAACFSRLKVTQHHLADSDAKRKQVEYAIDGKVSFDKPVKHLLEILAKDFGLDKLAATVQKPLSGLKVACYYGCLLTRPPEVPQLDCVEAPTIMERVVGAAGADTVAWSHRLECCGANFTLSRPGVVLKLSGEILASAKAAGADCLMVACPLCHGNLDIRQKEIEEATGNRFGMPVFYMTQLLALAVGVAPGKLGFDSMIVNPLPLLREKNLL; translated from the coding sequence GTGACCCCCGCGAAAAATCTCCTCACCTACTCCTACTATCCCGGCTGCTCCCTCCACGCCTCGGCCAAGGAATACGACGAATCGACCCGGGGGCTCTTCAAGGCCCTGGGGATCGGTCTCAAGGAAGTCCCCGACTGGCTCTGCTGCGGCGCCACCCCGGCCCACAACGTGGACGAGCTCTTGTCCCTCTCCCTCTGTGCCAAGAACCTCTCCCTGGCCGACGGCGTAGAGGGGGACCTGGCCGTGGCCTGCGCCGCCTGCTTCTCGCGCCTGAAAGTGACCCAGCACCACCTGGCCGACAGCGACGCCAAGCGCAAACAGGTGGAGTACGCCATCGACGGGAAGGTCTCCTTCGACAAGCCGGTAAAGCACCTGCTGGAGATCCTGGCGAAGGACTTCGGCCTCGACAAACTTGCCGCCACCGTGCAGAAGCCCCTTTCCGGCCTGAAGGTCGCCTGCTACTACGGCTGCCTCCTCACCCGGCCGCCAGAGGTGCCGCAACTGGACTGCGTCGAGGCCCCCACCATCATGGAGCGGGTCGTGGGCGCCGCCGGGGCCGACACCGTTGCCTGGAGCCATCGGCTCGAATGCTGCGGCGCCAACTTCACCCTCTCGCGCCCCGGCGTGGTCCTGAAGCTCTCCGGCGAGATCCTCGCCTCGGCCAAGGCCGCCGGGGCCGACTGCCTCATGGTCGCCTGCCCGTTGTGCCACGGCAACCTCGACATCCGGCAGAAGGAGATCGAAGAGGCCACGGGGAATCGCTTCGGCATGCCGGTCTTCTACATGACCCAGCTCCTGGCCCTGGCCGTGGGGGTCGCACCGGGAAAGCTCGGCTTTGACAGCATGATCGTGAACCCGCTGCCGCTGTTGCGGGAGAAGAATCTTTTGTAA
- a CDS encoding CoB--CoM heterodisulfide reductase iron-sulfur subunit A family protein gives MSRIGVFVCHCGENISRTVDVEKVAAEATKLPGVAFSCDYKYMCSDPGQSLLKKAVSEHNLDGVVVAACSPRMHEKTFRSAAKSAGLNPFLCEMANIREHCSWVHEDREEATAKAADIVAMMVARVKKDKKLVPITVPVTKRALVIGGGIAGIQAALDIADAGHQVVLVEREPSIGGHMAQLSETFPTLDCSQCIMTPKMVDAANHPNITLHTYSEIESVDGYIGNFQATIRKKARSVIEEKCTGCGVCSAKCPQKKIPNAFDKNLGVRPAIYVPFPQAVPNTPVIDREHCTKFINGKCGVCQKVCGPGAIDYEQTDELIVEPVGAIVVATGFELYSIGEKPKGSPIKGYGEFGHGTIPDVIDGLTFERLASASGPTGGKILRPSDGKEPKQVVFVQCVGSRAREKGISYCSKICCMYTAKHTMLYKHKVHDGQAYVFFMDARTPGKSYDEFWRRAVEEEEAVYIRGMVSRLYQKGEKVVVMGSDIAVGLQVEIEADLVVLATAVQPRSGADTLAQKLGISYDSYHFYSEAHAKLKPVECATAGIYLAGACQGPKDIPDTVSQASAAAAKVMTLFAKSELEREPIVAKVNENNCVACLYCKKVCPYGAVEEKEIRDRQGNLIRVVAYVNPGVCGGCGTCQASCPSKSVELDGYTDEQVMAMIESL, from the coding sequence ATGTCCAGAATCGGCGTTTTTGTCTGCCACTGCGGCGAGAACATATCGCGCACCGTTGATGTGGAGAAGGTGGCTGCCGAGGCCACCAAGCTTCCCGGCGTCGCCTTCTCCTGCGACTACAAGTACATGTGCTCCGATCCCGGCCAGAGCCTCTTGAAAAAAGCGGTTTCCGAGCACAATCTCGACGGCGTCGTCGTGGCCGCCTGCTCCCCCCGCATGCACGAAAAAACCTTCCGAAGCGCCGCCAAGAGCGCGGGTTTGAACCCCTTCCTCTGCGAGATGGCCAACATCCGCGAGCACTGCTCCTGGGTCCACGAGGACAGGGAGGAGGCCACGGCCAAGGCCGCCGACATCGTCGCCATGATGGTGGCGCGGGTCAAGAAGGACAAAAAGCTCGTCCCGATCACCGTCCCGGTCACCAAGCGTGCCCTTGTGATCGGCGGCGGCATCGCCGGGATCCAGGCGGCCCTCGACATCGCCGACGCCGGCCACCAGGTGGTGCTGGTGGAGCGGGAGCCCTCCATCGGCGGCCACATGGCCCAGCTCTCCGAGACCTTCCCGACGCTTGACTGCTCCCAGTGCATCATGACCCCCAAGATGGTGGATGCCGCCAACCACCCCAACATCACCCTCCACACCTACTCGGAGATCGAGAGCGTCGACGGCTACATCGGCAACTTCCAGGCGACCATCCGCAAGAAGGCGCGCAGCGTCATCGAGGAGAAGTGCACCGGCTGCGGGGTCTGCTCCGCCAAGTGCCCCCAGAAGAAGATCCCCAACGCCTTCGACAAGAACCTGGGCGTTCGCCCCGCCATCTACGTCCCGTTCCCCCAGGCGGTCCCCAACACCCCGGTCATCGACCGGGAGCACTGCACCAAGTTCATCAACGGCAAATGCGGGGTCTGCCAGAAGGTCTGCGGCCCCGGCGCCATCGACTACGAGCAAACAGATGAGCTGATCGTGGAGCCCGTGGGGGCCATCGTGGTGGCCACCGGCTTCGAGCTCTACAGCATCGGCGAAAAACCCAAGGGCTCCCCCATCAAGGGGTACGGCGAATTCGGCCACGGCACCATCCCCGACGTCATCGACGGCCTCACCTTCGAGCGGCTGGCCAGTGCCTCCGGCCCCACCGGCGGCAAGATCCTGCGCCCCTCCGACGGGAAGGAGCCGAAGCAGGTGGTCTTTGTCCAGTGCGTGGGCAGCCGGGCCCGGGAGAAGGGGATCAGCTACTGCTCCAAGATCTGCTGCATGTACACCGCCAAGCACACCATGCTCTACAAACACAAGGTCCACGACGGTCAGGCCTATGTCTTTTTCATGGACGCCCGCACGCCAGGGAAGAGCTACGACGAATTCTGGCGCCGGGCCGTGGAGGAAGAGGAAGCGGTCTACATCCGCGGCATGGTCTCCCGTCTCTACCAGAAGGGGGAGAAGGTGGTGGTCATGGGAAGCGACATCGCCGTGGGTCTTCAGGTGGAGATCGAGGCCGACCTGGTGGTGCTCGCCACCGCGGTGCAGCCGCGGTCCGGCGCCGACACCCTGGCCCAGAAGCTCGGCATCTCCTACGACAGCTACCACTTCTACAGCGAGGCCCACGCGAAACTCAAACCGGTCGAGTGCGCCACTGCCGGGATCTACCTGGCCGGTGCCTGCCAGGGTCCCAAGGACATCCCCGACACCGTGAGCCAGGCGAGCGCCGCCGCGGCCAAGGTGATGACCCTCTTTGCCAAGAGCGAACTGGAGCGGGAGCCCATCGTCGCCAAGGTGAATGAAAATAACTGTGTGGCCTGCCTCTACTGCAAGAAGGTCTGCCCCTACGGCGCCGTGGAGGAGAAGGAGATCCGGGACCGGCAGGGGAACCTCATCCGCGTCGTGGCCTACGTGAACCCCGGGGTCTGCGGCGGCTGCGGCACCTGCCAGGCGAGCTGTCCGTCGAAATCGGTCGAGCTGGATGGATATACCGATGAACAGGTCATGGCGATGATCGAATCACTCTGA
- a CDS encoding hydrogenase iron-sulfur subunit encodes MHQTKTHAFEPKIVAFVCTWCTYAGADLAGTSRLQYPANTRVVKFPCTGRIDPVFILRAFQKGADGVLVSGCHPGDCHYMAGNFHARRRFAAFRALLDFIGVDLQRLQFSWVSAAEGGKWVEVATELTERVRQMGPMREFKELESEEQWSGVIDTPELKEAYNAI; translated from the coding sequence ATGCATCAAACGAAAACGCACGCATTCGAACCGAAGATAGTCGCCTTTGTCTGCACCTGGTGCACCTACGCCGGGGCGGACCTGGCGGGGACCTCGCGCCTGCAGTACCCGGCCAACACCCGGGTGGTGAAGTTCCCCTGCACCGGCCGCATCGACCCGGTCTTTATCCTGCGGGCCTTCCAGAAGGGGGCCGACGGGGTGCTGGTGTCAGGGTGCCATCCCGGCGACTGCCACTACATGGCGGGGAACTTCCATGCCCGCCGGCGCTTTGCCGCCTTCCGGGCGCTCCTGGACTTCATCGGGGTGGACCTGCAGCGGCTGCAGTTCTCTTGGGTCTCCGCCGCCGAAGGGGGCAAATGGGTGGAGGTGGCCACGGAGCTCACCGAGCGGGTACGCCAGATGGGTCCCATGCGGGAGTTCAAGGAGCTGGAGAGCGAGGAGCAGTGGTCCGGGGTGATCGACACGCCGGAACTCAAAGAGGCGTATAACGCGATCTGA
- a CDS encoding 4Fe-4S dicluster domain-containing protein produces the protein MTNTAQTIDLSLYAAVTEAVQAEARKVLEAGIVAAVVGWQAGRRKGTALPAIVTDPAKAKELIFSPACVNNLALYLTKAKKEIRAKGKIAIVAKGCDLKALVGLMGENQLKREDIHIIGVVCPGVQGANADRAQPLSETTIAGKCRECTVHTPEGADVTVGTLPQLPHFTPAESEELARLEAMTPAERWGFWKEHFSRCIRCYACRQVCPFCYCEQCLCDRNRPQAVESTPRPAGNMAWHIVRAMHLAGRCAGCAECERACPMDIPLNLLNRKMAKELKELYGFEAGFEVKEKGPLAQYREDDDQSFIK, from the coding sequence ATGACCAATACCGCACAGACAATCGACTTAAGCCTCTATGCCGCCGTCACCGAGGCGGTGCAGGCCGAGGCACGGAAGGTCCTGGAAGCCGGCATTGTGGCCGCCGTGGTGGGGTGGCAGGCGGGACGAAGAAAGGGCACCGCCCTGCCGGCCATCGTCACCGACCCGGCCAAGGCGAAAGAGCTCATCTTTTCCCCGGCCTGCGTCAACAACCTGGCCCTCTACCTCACCAAGGCCAAGAAGGAAATCCGGGCCAAGGGGAAGATCGCCATCGTCGCCAAGGGGTGCGACTTGAAGGCCCTGGTTGGCCTCATGGGTGAAAACCAGCTGAAGCGGGAGGATATCCACATCATCGGCGTGGTCTGCCCCGGGGTGCAGGGGGCCAATGCCGACCGGGCACAGCCGCTTTCAGAGACGACCATCGCCGGCAAGTGCCGGGAGTGCACGGTGCACACCCCCGAGGGGGCGGACGTCACCGTCGGCACCCTGCCGCAGCTCCCCCACTTCACCCCGGCCGAAAGCGAGGAGCTGGCCCGCCTGGAGGCGATGACCCCGGCCGAGCGGTGGGGCTTCTGGAAGGAGCACTTCTCCCGCTGCATCCGCTGCTATGCCTGCCGCCAGGTCTGCCCCTTCTGCTACTGCGAGCAGTGCCTCTGCGACCGCAACCGCCCCCAGGCGGTGGAGAGCACCCCGCGGCCGGCCGGGAACATGGCCTGGCACATCGTAAGAGCGATGCATCTGGCAGGCCGTTGCGCGGGGTGCGCCGAGTGCGAGCGGGCCTGCCCCATGGATATCCCTCTCAATCTCCTGAACCGCAAGATGGCCAAGGAACTGAAGGAGCTCTACGGCTTTGAAGCGGGCTTCGAGGTGAAGGAGAAGGGACCCCTGGCACAGTACCGGGAAGACGACGACCAGTCGTTCATCAAGTAG
- a CDS encoding 4Fe-4S dicluster domain-containing protein encodes MQKTITEPNLRLLIDTLVSEGKRVIGPKAAGTMTLYEPLSQGEELNLGELPRRSAKEAFFPLCETILTYERDKEGVRVTDVDPQAIPETVLVAARPCDVAAAPVLDSVFSWDFKDEFFLERRRKTTIIGLACARADDACFCTAVGLSPGDTKGSDLFLAPLTDGGYRCDAITEKGEALLAAHADLFSDAATAEPLPLAEPTLGKLDLEKIRQWLDTHFEDPLWEEIAARCAGCGACAFLCPACHCFDIVDEGGEEKGARRKSWDACGFGKFTNHASGHNPRDVQPSRYRNRIMHKFKYYVDKFDQRLCTGCGRCVRACPVGIDIATVLEEINSK; translated from the coding sequence ATGCAAAAGACCATCACCGAACCAAACCTCCGCCTCCTCATCGACACGCTCGTAAGCGAGGGGAAGCGGGTCATCGGCCCAAAAGCCGCCGGCACCATGACCCTCTACGAGCCGCTCTCGCAAGGCGAGGAGCTAAACCTGGGGGAGCTCCCCCGCCGCTCCGCCAAGGAGGCCTTCTTTCCCCTCTGCGAGACCATCCTCACCTACGAGCGGGACAAGGAGGGGGTGCGGGTCACCGACGTGGACCCTCAAGCCATTCCCGAGACGGTGCTCGTCGCTGCCCGCCCCTGCGACGTGGCCGCGGCGCCGGTTCTGGACAGCGTCTTTTCCTGGGACTTCAAGGACGAGTTTTTCCTGGAGCGACGGCGCAAGACCACCATCATCGGTCTCGCCTGCGCAAGGGCCGACGACGCCTGTTTCTGCACCGCCGTGGGGCTTTCTCCCGGTGACACGAAGGGGAGTGATCTGTTCCTCGCCCCGCTCACCGACGGCGGCTACCGCTGCGACGCCATCACGGAGAAGGGGGAGGCGCTCCTCGCTGCCCACGCCGACCTTTTTAGCGATGCGGCCACGGCTGAGCCGCTCCCCCTGGCCGAGCCGACCCTGGGGAAGCTCGATCTGGAAAAGATCAGGCAGTGGCTCGACACCCACTTCGAGGACCCGCTCTGGGAGGAGATCGCGGCGCGCTGCGCCGGCTGCGGCGCCTGCGCCTTCCTCTGCCCTGCCTGCCACTGCTTCGACATCGTCGACGAGGGGGGCGAAGAGAAGGGGGCACGGAGAAAGAGCTGGGACGCCTGCGGCTTCGGGAAATTCACCAACCATGCCTCGGGGCACAATCCCCGGGACGTGCAGCCAAGCCGCTACCGCAACCGGATCATGCACAAGTTCAAGTACTACGTGGACAAGTTCGACCAGCGCCTTTGCACCGGCTGCGGCAGGTGCGTCCGCGCCTGCCCGGTGGGGATCGACATCGCCACTGTCCTCGAAGAGATCAACAGCAAATAA